DNA sequence from the Methanococcus maripaludis genome:
TTAGAAGTTGCAGGATATGACCATGAAGAATTTACGAAAGAAAAAATAAAAAGAATGAATTTTGAGAATTACACTTCAAAAGAAGTTTTAGATGTGTATTCTTCAAAAGGTCTGGAAGGATCTTTAATACACGGGGATGTCGATGCTGACAGGATGGACTATTTAGTAAGGGACAGTCACCACACAGGAGTTGCGTATGGTTCAATAGATATCCCCAGACTTATCAGAAGTATTGTGGTTATTGAAGATACAAATAAACTTGGAATTATAGAAAAAGGAAGAACTACTGTTGAATCACTCCTTACTGCAAGATATCAGATGTATCCAACTGTTTATATGCACCCCACCTCAAGAATCTCGGAAACCATGATTAAAAATGCAACAATAGACGCAATTAAAGACGACATCTTTAAATTAAGAGATTTATCTTTAATGGATGATATTGATTTAATATGTACATTAAGAAGGTCTGAAGGTTCCTCAAATGAGATTATGAGGAAAATAGATGCACGGGACTTATTTAAAAGTATTTCAGTCCAACGATACAATGAACTATCCCCAAAAGAAAGATGGAATTTGATAAATTTATCTGAGAATGAACTGGGTATCATCGAAAACGAGATGAGTGACTTTTTTGGATCGAGAATTTTTTTAGATATTCCAAAACCCCCTAAAATGGCAGAACACCGAATTACTGTCATAATGGGGGATAAAAAACAGAGACTTGATGAAATTTCGCCCCTTGCGGAAAGTTTAAAAGATGCTTACAAGAAATCCTGGAGTGTAATGGTTTATTCTGAACCCGAAACTGCAAAAAAATCTTCTGAAATTGTAAAAGATAAGAATAAATTTTTATTTGACTTCATTAGCGATGAAATTATTGAAAATAATATTTTAAACGTATTAAATGAACAGGGAACCGTTCAGGGAGTTACAAAACTTGCAGGACTTGTTAAAAAAAGCCCAAACGATACAGAATTCCATTCCGAACTTCAAAAATTAATATTTTGTGGCCTTGTTGACAAAAAAGTCGAACCTGTGCGCGGAACATATAGGTACGATTATACTGCAGCAAAACTTGATAATTAACACAATTTTGAACGGTATATCACAAGCGTATTTTCTTCAACAGCATAATTGTTAATATCTACGAATTCTAAATTAATAATCTCTTTTAAATTCTTTCCGACACTTCCAGAAAGCAGGAACTTAACACCTTTTTTATTATATTTTTTTATCAAGTCTGCAAGCTTTTTAATATTTATTTCTTCACAGGTGCATCCAATATCCCCACCAACAATTATTGTTCCGGTTTCAAATAAGTTTAAAAAATCAAAAATTGCGTAATCTATTGCTTTTAAATCAAGTCCAGGATTGATATTTTTAACAATTTGGTAATTGTTTTTCTTTTCTACATTCATCCGGTTTTTAATCTCAAAACTTTTTAAACTGTTTTTTATTTCCTCAAAGCCCATAAAATAAGAGCATAATTCTATTGCAAAAATTGAATTTTCGATAAAGTGGCTTCCAAAAACAGATTCGTTGAATTCAAAATCATTTTTTGAATAATTAAATTTTAAAGGGTATTTTGAAATTATTTTTGCATTTTTAACGACGTTTAAATTTTTGTGACATATTTCAAACCTGTTTTTAAGATCTTCGTTAACAAAAACGATTTTTGAATTTTTTAAAGAATCTATTTTGATAGATGCCTGTCTCCTACCCCCTGCAATTGAGTAGTTTTCCAAAATATTTGTTAATATCGAATAGTTTGAAGAAACGATTCCTAAAGAAATCTCAAATATCAAAAAATCGTAAATTTGAAGTTTTTTTTCTTCATTTAGTTTATTTAATATATTTAAAACATTTACTGGCGTAATTGAACCATCGCTACTATTATGGCAGAAAACGCTATATTTTTCGGATAAAATATGTTTTAAAAGTTCAGTAGTTGTAGTTTTTCCCTTAACACCCGTTACAGTTATCATTTTTTCAACGGTTTTCGGGTACTTTTTTGATATAATTTCAGAAACTGCTTCGTGAAAAGTTTTAAATTTAACGTCTATTGGACAGTGAACTGGTGCAATAACTTCGTTATATTTTAAAAAATTGGGCGTTTCTTTTTTTGAAATTATTTTAAATTTTGATAAAATATTTTTATTTTCTTCTTTAAAATTTTTGTCTCGTTCCACCTTACCATAAATATCCCAAATTACAGGAACTTTCCCTGATTTTTTATATTCTACTGCCAAATCTAAAGCACCATGGTTAATATCAATGATTAACATTTAGTCACCAGAAAGTTGTTTTAGTTACATTTTTAAATTATTAGATTAATATTCTATTGGGAATTATCTGGGGGGATAGTTTTGAACATAGATCTTTTTGCAATAGTAAATAGTATATCGGATTTATTATTTAATCAAGTCTACGACCTTTGCGGCATGTTTTACCCGATGTTTGTAGGCGGAATAGTTTCAATGTTTGTTTTTTTTGTATTTAAAAGCGTTAACAAAAGTATTATTGCGTTAGTGGTAACCGCAATAGTTATTTTCGCACTTCCAACAACTCCATACGAATGCAGGCTTGTTGCAGTCATTTTAGCTGCTGTTTCTTCAGTATTCTTCGTAATATTGTTTAGAAAAGTTCGTTAAATTTAAGAAGAAATCTGGTGAATAAATTCCTTGTAGAGCAGGTAGCATGCAATCGTTACAGAAAATATGTTAGATGCCATTATCATCCACATTATAGTTATCTGGACCTTTGCAGCTTCTAAAGGGTCCACGCCTGCAAGAAGCATTCCAACCATTGCTCCTGGAATAAATATGAGCCCTACTGCTTTTGTGGAGTTTAAATGTGGCGTTAATGCAGCTCGAACTGCTTTTTTAACAAACGTATTTACCGCCTGTTTTTCGGTTGCCCCAAGTGCAAGATAGCCCCAGAGTACGTCTTTTTCAGATTTTAAATCATTTAAAAATCTTTCGAGACCTATAGACATTGCATTTGTAGAATTACCAATAACCATGCCCATTAAAGGGATTAAATAGCGCACTTCAAATAATACCGTTTTTGATACTGTTAAAATGATCAGAGAAATTATTGTTATTGTAATCGTTGATAAAAATGCGGCACATACTATTTTTCTATTTTTTTCTTTGGTTACATTTCTTTTAACCATAAATGCTGAAACTGACACCATGAATAGTATCATAATACTGGCATAATAAATTCCAAGGTTAAATACTATTCCAATCACGTAACCAAGAACAACAAGCTGGATTAGTGCCATGATTTCTGCAATAAATATTTCTTTTCCAATCCCAAGTTTTTCCTTAAAAATTAATATTAAGGAAAGTAAAACGAATGAAAAAGAAATTAAAAGAGATTCAAACACTTTTATCATCTTTTAGCTTTTTTTGTATTTTATAAGGCATTCTGCAATTCTTTTATCAACATCAATTCCAAGGGACCTAAAGCCTTTTGTACCGGGTGCAGTGTTTACCTCAACAACGTAGTACTCTCCATCTTTTGGTAAGATGTCAATTCCCATAATATATCCATTCATGCACTCAGAACACTTTAAAGCGATTTCTTCAAGTTCCGAAGATACATTTAAAGGCTCGATTTGACCGCCAACATATAGGTTCGTTATGAAGTTATTACTTACTCGCCTATACCCGCCAACAACTTCCCCATCGATTACGAGTATCCTCATATCTTTATATGTGTCCCCTTTTTTAAAATCAACGTATTCTTGAATTAATTTGCTTTCCCATATCGAATTTTTAGAAAGTTCTTGTAATTCATCGTCAGAATTTGCTTTTTGTACCTTCATTCCGCATTTTGAAAATGAATTTTTCAATATAACCGGGTAATCTATATTTGTAATATCTAAAAAATGTTTTGCATCCCCATAATCTCGAATAAGTGCAGTTTTTGGCGTTTTTAACCCGTTTTTACTAAGAATTTTCGTTGTTTTAAATTTATCCGATGAATTATAGATTGTTTCGAGAGGATTTATAAAATAATGGCCTTCAGATTCCAGATTTTTTAAAACCTGCCATGAAAAAAGGGTTAACCTATCTAAATAATCCCCGATACCGCATCTTGAGTGTATTAAATCGGTTTCTATATTGAAATCAGTATCAACTAACAAATTATCGCTAGAAAGTAACAAAATATTACATTTTTCGCCCAAATCTTCAATAGCTTTTTTTAGGGAGTATATTGTCGACCCCCCTTCTGCACAAGCAATTGTTATCATCATTCACCTGAAAATTAACGTTTAAATAAATGAATAAATCATTGAAGCTAGTATTGCCAACCATACAAATATACTTATCGAGTTTAAATTCCTTTCACTAATTACAAATCCAACAAGATTTGCAATTTTTGAAACAAACCAGTTATTCTTTCTAAAGTCCCTTATTGCATCAGGCAGAGCCATCCAGATGTGGTATCCATCAAGTGGGGCTGCAGGAAGTAAATTGAAAAATCCTAAAAGCATGTTTAGTAGTGAAGTCCAGTAGAATGTTTGTAAAATATACATTACCGTTTTTGAAGGTTCTGAAACAATGCCCATTTTTCCTTCTTCTGATGTCGTTATGTAATATGAATTTACTTCGTTATTTCTTAAAACAGCAAGTTCGACTGATTGTTCAGGTTGTATATCGCCCACTGCATCGTAAAAGTCATTTAAAGAATTAACCATTTTTCCGTTTATCGAATAGATTACGTCGCCCTCAAAAATTATTCCGTAAGCAGGAGTATCTTCCAAAACATCCGTTATCGTTAATTTTGAATTCATCCCCGTAAAATAAGGCATTGCAAAAAGTACTAAGAAAAATACGAGTACGTTTGAGATAGGGCCTGCTGCCGCAATTGCACCCCTAATTTTAGGTTTTGAATCTTTGAATTCATCCCCAAGTTCTACAAATGCACCCATGGGAATTCCCAAAGCCAGTAAAAGCCCGGAACTCTTTATTTTTTGCCCAAAAGATGCTGCAACAATCCCGTGTGAAAGTTCGTGAATAGTAACTCCAATAATTATTGCTAAAATTCCAGGAATCCATGGGATTGTACTTCCAAACAAAAATATAATTGGTTTGGCAGCTTCTTTTTCAACAGTTCCGTCGAAAAGCCCAACAGTCGATAAAATAAATGCGTAAAACGTGTAAATGCTTATTACGACGCATACTGGAATTGATAAATATGCAAGTTTTTGCCATATACTGTATTTTCCAAGTTTTTTTATTATATTCATTCCTACTTGTGTCCTCAATATTCCAAAAATACCCATGTAAGTTTTTAAATCCAGATTAATTCCTAATTTATCTTTATTGTGATTTATAATGTACAGAACTGTCCAAAATATTAAAAAAAACAACAGTACTGCTGTTGAAGTAAGTTCCATTTTTTCTTCACCGATTGTAATTATCAACGTTATAAATAGAAATGTTTCGACAGTACTTAACTTTTTATATTGTGTATTTTAAAATATATCTTAAGATATATTTAGTGATATAATGAAGCATGGTAAAAAAGTAAAAGAACTCATAAAAATACTGATATTAAAATTTCTTGAAAAGGAAAACCTCCATGGATACCTTTTGATTTCAAATATTAAGGAAATTACAGGAATTTCCGTTAGTCCGAGCATGGTTTATCCAATATTGTCCAATTTAAAAACTGCAGGGCTTATTGAAGTTGAGAAAACGGAAGATAGGGGTAAAAAAATTTACAAATTAACCAATGAAGGTCACTCGTTTTTAGACAGAAACCAGTCTAAAATAGAGTACTGCATGAAAAAATCTGAAGCACTTTATTATTTCCATAACTTCGGCGGAATTGAGCTTAAAAAAGCACTGCATTTAGCGTTTGAAGAATTTATCGATATGGATGATGAAAAAAGAAAGAAAATTGGGGAAATAATGCAAAAATGTGCAAAAGATATTCGTTACCAGATCGAATATGGAGATGAGTAACATGCATGCAATTGAAGTAAAAAATCTGGTAAAAAAATTTGATACAAATGTGGCGGTAAATAACGTCTCATTTAATGTGGATAAAGGAGAAATTTTTGCATTTTTGGGGCCAAATGGGGCAGGAAAAAGTACCACAATAAATATACTTACAACACTTCTTAAATCAACGTCAGGTAGTGCAGTAATTTCGGGTTTTGATGCATCTAAAGACCCTAAAAAAGTTAGAAAAACTATAGGAATTGTTTTTCAAGATTCTACTCTTGATAACCAGTTAACTGCTTATGAAAATCTCTACATCCACGGAAAAATATATGGATACAAAGGAGAAGCCCTGAAAAACCGGATTGAAGAGTTACTCGAATTTGTAGAATTGCTGGATTTTAAAGATAAAATTGTAAAAAATTTCAGCGGCGGAATGGTTAGAAGACTTGAAATTGCAAGATCATTAATTCACGAACCCGAAGTTCTATTTTTAGATGAACCAACAATCGGACTTGACCCCCAAACAAGATCTCACATCTGGGAATACATTAAAAAGATGCAAACAAAAAATAACATGACGATATTTTTAACTACCCACTACATGGAAGAAGCAGAACTTTTGGCTGATAAAGTTGCAATAATTGATAACGGGAAAATCATTGCTGAAGGAATCGTAAACGAACTTAAAAAAATCGTTGGAAATGACTGCATCTCGGTAAAATTCGAAGAAATTCCAAAAAATGTGCCTTTTGAGAATTGCGAACTTAAAGAAAACGGAAAAGTAATTTATTATACCGAAAATGCTGATTTAAAAATTCCAAAAATATTTGAATTTGCACATGAAAACGGCTTAAAAATTCAGGAAATAAGTTATAAAAAGCCGAATTTAAACGATGTCTTTATAAAATTAACAGGACGGGAAATAAGATCTGAAAAAGATAAAAATCAAAAATCCATACTTCCCCTGGGAAAAAGGAGGAGATTTTAAATGAAAACTACAAAAGGAGTTCAAAATCTACTCGGAGACCCTAAAAAAGCCATTGTAAAAATCTCGCTACCCATGGTTATTGCAATGTCGTTTCAATCATTATATAACATAATTGATGCGATATGGGTTGCAGGACTCGGCTCAGACGCCCTTGCTGCAATTGGACTATTCTTTCCATTCATGTTTGCACTGATAGCAATTTCAAACGGTGTAGGTATTGGAGGAAGTTCCGCAATTTCTAGAAGAATTGGACAAAAAAATAAGGATGCAGCAGATAATATTGCGGTTCACTCAATTGTACTTGGAATAATTCTTGGAATTTTATTAACCGGAGTTATTCCATTTTTAGGAACCATTTTCTCACTTATCGGGGCATCCGGAAATACCGTTACTATGGCAGTTGAATACTCCACAATTTTATTCGGCGGTGCTGTTGCCCTGCTCTTCACAAATATTGCAAATGCAATTTTAAGGGGGGAAGGGGACACGAAAAGAGCGATGTATGCGATAATTCTTGGTTCAGTTTTGAATATCGTGCTCGATCCGATTTTTATATATGTATTAAATATGGGTGTAGCAGGTGCTGCTTGGGCAACCCTACTTTCACTAGTGATTACGGGCATTTTATTCGTTTACTGGCTTTTTATTAAAAAAGATACGTTTCTTAAAATTTCGTTTGAAAAATTCAAGCTGGATATTAACATCATAAAAGAAATATTCTCGATAGGACTTCCTGCTTCTATTTCACACCTCACTATGGCATTTTCAATGTTTTTATTGACTGCAATTGTTGCAAAAGCCGGTGGAAACGATGGAATTGCAGTATTTTCAACAGGCTGGAGAATTGTATCTATGGGAACAATCCCCCTCGTAGGGCTTGCAACAGGGGTTACAGTAGTAACTGGAGCAGCATATGGGTCCGCAAACCCTGAAAAATTAGAAATTTCTTATAAATACGCTTTAAAAATGGGAATTCTTGTTGAAACAATAATTGCAGCGCTAATATTGATATTTGAAAATCAGATTACTTATCTATTTACATATTCTGAAAATTCCGTGCATATTTTGGAGGGTTTACTGGTATTTTTAAAGTATATGTTCTTATTCTACCCGACACTTCCACTTGGAATGCTTACTGCGGCCATGTTTCAGGGCGTTTCAAAAGGAAACAATTCATTATTTATCTCCTTACTAAGAACGATAATCCTCCAGATACCGATGGCGTATACATTTGGAATAATATTTAATCAGGGATTAACGGGTGTCTGGTTTGGAATGATTTTAGGACACGTTATCGCAGTTTCTATTGCATATCTACTTGGAATATACACAATCAGACAGTTTAAAGCTACATTAACTCCAGAAACTGTAAAATTTAAGTAAGTGGTTATTATGGATGCGTTTTCAGCAATGTTTTATCGGCAACTTAGAAGATTTACACGTGCAAAATCCAGAGTACTTGGTTCATTACTAAATCCGCTCGTCTGGCTAGTTTTCTTTGGAATAGGCTGGAGCAGGGCATTTGATTTTCCAGCCGCAAGAGAAATATTTGGGGGAGTTGACTACCTGACATATTTAATTCCAGGAGTCGTTTCAATGACAGTATTTAGCGGAAGCTTCATCAGCGGTGTTACTGTTATTTGGGATAAACAGTTTGGATTTTTAAAAGAAACCCTTGTTGCTCCAACGTCAAGAAGCGAAGCAATTTTAGGCAGAATTATGGGGGACTCCATAACTGCACTCATTCAGGGCGTTTTGATAATGGTACTGAGCCTTTTTTTAGTATCTTTAAACCCTTTCGGAATGATTCCAGTAATTTTTACAAGTTTCATTCTTGCGGTAGCATTTGCAAGTGTTGGAATATCGTTAGGATTAAAAATAAACAGCCAGGAAGGTTTTCACTTAATATTTGGACTTTTAATGCAGCCATTAATATTTTTAAGCGGTGCATTTTACCCAATAGATGCAATGCCAACTTGGATGAAAATTCTGGCATATCTAAATCCCCTAACATATGCAGTTGATTCTGCAAGATATTTTTTAGCAGGCTTTTCAAGATTTCCAATAATTCTCGATGTTTCAATTTTAATTGTTTTGAGCGTTTTTCTCGTAGTTTTAGCCATGTACACGTTTGAAAAGGCGGTTATTGAATAATTCCGATTTAAAACGTAAATTATATATGGCTGTAATATAAAATAGTCATAAATATTAAAAATGAATTAAAAAATATTACAGGTGCAGATCATGGAAGCATTGGTTTTGGTAGGCCACGGTAGCAGACTCCCTCACTCAAAAAACGTTGTTATGGAAGTTGCTGAAAAAATAAAAGCAAGAAATATTTACGACATTGTAGAAGTTGGTATGATGGAATTCAACGAACCTACAATTCCCCAAACGATAAAAAAAGTAATTGATGCAGGTGCTAAAAAAGTAATTGTAACACCAGTATTTTTAGCTCCAGGAAACCACACTGAAAGAGATATTCCAAAAATACTTGGAATTTATGAAGGAGACGATGAAGGAGGACATGACCACCATCACGAACACCATCACCACCATCACCACCATCACGACACAGAAACTGTCGAAATTCCAGAAGGTGTTGAATTAGTGTACAGAAAACCAATGGGTGCAGATGATAGAATTATAGACATAGTCCTCGATAGAGCTAACGGACTTTAATTTAATCTTTTAATTTTAAAAAAAATAAAAAAAGTATTTTATTTAATTAAGCTACAATTACTTCTTTTTCTTCTTCGGATTTAGCTTCTCCGTAGAGTTTGTGTGCAATATCTTTTAAAACATCGAGTCCTTTTGCCTCGGTTCTTAATAATTCAAGATTTGCAATAACTTTGTCGCCGAATTTTTCTTTTACAAGTTCAAGTCTTTTTTCCTGTAAGCTTCTTCTTGCTCTACAGAAGTCACATTCTACATCTTCAGGAATAATCTGGTTTACAACAACTGAATCTACAGGTATTTTAAACTTGTTTAAAGCTTCCATTGCTCTTTCACTTTCTAAAATACTCATTTCTTCAGGAATTACAACAATTCTGAATGCTGTTCTTTCAGGGTTTGCCAAGATTCCTCTTGCTTTTGTAACTTTAGCTTTCATTGTTTCCATTTCTTCTAAAGCTTTGTCGTAATCTACTTCTTCGCCTTTACCGCCAAATGGCATGACTTTTTTCATCATGTTCATAAAACCGCTCATCTGTTTTTTGAACTTGATCATTTTAGTCATGTATTTGTCCATAATTTCCGGAAGACCTAAGAATCTTAAAGTGTGGCCTGTTGGTGCGGTATCAAATACAACTACATCGAATTCGTCGCTGTCCATGTATTTTAAAAATACATCGAATGCTGCGCTTTCATCAGTTCCTGGAGATAATGAAGCCATTTCAAGCTGGTCTTCAAGCATTCCGCCCATCATTGGGTTTTCGTCCATTTGTGATTTTAATTTTTCTTTGTATTCTGACATTGCAACTTCAGGGTCGATTTCTACAACATAGAGGTTTTCCATGCCGTTTACTTTTGTTGGTTCGTGACCAAATGACTGTTCAAAGCTGTCTTTTAATGAGTGAGCAGGGTCGGTTGAAACTACAACTGTTTTCAGGCCTTGTTCTGCACAGTAAATACCTGTTGCGGCACTCATTGTAGTTTTTCCAACTCCCCCTTTTCCACCAAACATGATGTACTTGGTTCCGTTTTCTTTTTCGAGTTTTTTAGTAGTAATTCCTTTCAATGATTCCTTTATTTTAGATAATACCAAAATATCACCTTATCGCTAATCTAAGATACTTAGTAAGTACACGTTTTTATAGGTTTTTAATTAACAGGGTTCATTTTTAAGTCGGCTAATTAATTCTTCGACATCCACAAGTGTTGAAATACATCCATCTTTCATTAAAAGCTGTCCTTGAACAGGTACATTTTTTCGAGAAAGAAACGTCATTCCGTGAAACATGTCGTTATGGCACGCTACTGCAAAAACGCCGTCCGGTTTTTTATCTTTTAATACCCGTTTTAAAAATGTTGAACCGGGAACTACGTAAGTTTTATACCCGTTTTCTTCAGCAACTTTTATTACCCTTCCAATCGGGCATTTTCCACAAAATACGCATTCTACGCCATCGGGACCCAGCTTTCCGGGACATTTTAGATCCCTTAAACAGTGTGGAAGGATTAAAACCTTATTTTTGGCTTTTTTAAAGTCTTCGCAATAGTACTTGTTATAAAAATCACTTGCAACTTTATAAAATGTATCTTCGGTTCCAATTATCAGAAAAATTCTTAATAGAATGGAGTAGAAGTTATTTGTAATATACAATGATAGTTTAGGAAACAAGATTTTATTTTTATTTATAAGGTAATAACCAAGACCAATTGCAGTTACAAACAATATCGCTGCTAAAACAATTAGTATTAACAAAATCATGCCTAAATAATCAAAAATTCCTATATCAGTAAAATTCATTTTATCACGGTGAAATTCATGAAAATTTCAATTTCTTTTGATTTTTTTGGTAGTAGTGAACTCCAGAAAACAGTCGATTTTAGCGATTACTGTGTTATTGTAATCGATGTTTTAAGAGCTTCTGCAACCATTTGTACACTACTTGACTTGTGCGATAAGATATATATAACAGGTAGTATCGAAAAAGCAGCGAATATAGAAAATTCTATAAAAATAGGTGAAAGAAACGCCAAAAAAATTGAAGGATTTGATTTTGGAAATTCCCCTGTTGAATTAACTGTAAACAGGAAATTAATAAAAGAACATTTCGAAAATGGGGGAAATATTGTTTTAACCACAACAAATGGAACAAGAGTTCTTGAAAATATCGTTTCAGATCATATTTTAATCGGTTCAATTACAAACGCACAAAATGTTGCAAAAAAAGCATACAAACTCGCAAAAGAAAATAATAAAGGAATAATGCTCGTTCCAGTCCACCGGAAAGGAAATTTTGCAATTGAAGACTTTATTGGGGCAGGAATTATTGCTGATTATATTTTCAAAGAATACGATGAAGAAATTCCTGATGAAAAATTTGAAGAACTGATTCCTGCAAGAGCTTTGACTAAATCTGACTGGTTAAGAAAGATATTTGAATCAAACTCTGGAAAAAATTTAAAAGAATTGGGTTACTTTGAAGATTTGATATTCTGTACGTCAAAAAACACTCAAAAATCCGTTGGAATTTTCGATAAAAAATCTGGAAGCATTTCTTCATTTTAATTTAGAAACTGATATATAATTAAACTTGGATTTTATATTAAGAATCTTATATGAAGAATTATTTTTAAATTTAAATGTTTAATCAACGTTTAATTTCACAGACTTAATGACTTACGGCTAAATGGAATAAAAAACGGTGGAGGAGAGTAAATTGATATGGTCTAAAGAAGAAACATGGGACAGAAAAGAAATTGAAAAAATACAGCTTGAAAGATTAAAAGAATCGGTAAAAAGAGCTTATGAAAATGTATCCCTGTATAAGGAAAAATTTGACAGCATCGGATTAAAACCTGAAGATATAAACACGTTAGATGACCTTAAAAAAATTCCTTTCACTGTAAAAGACGATTTTAGGGCAAATTATCCATTTGGAATGTTTGCAGTTCCTAAAAAAGAAGTTGTGAGAATTCATGCTTCATCAGGAACTACTGGAAAGCCAACCGTTGTAGGCTACACAAAAAAAGATATCAGAACTTGGGCAGAACTGATTTCTAGAGTTGTAACGGCTGCAGGTGTAACTGATGAAGATACAGCTCAAATCGCATTTGGTTACGGACTTTTTACCGGTGGATTCGGGTTACATTATGGTCTTGAAAATGTTGGGGCATCTGTCATTCCAATGTCAAGCGGAAACACGGAAAAGCAGATTATGCTCATGAAAGATTTTGAAACAACCGTTTTAATATGTACTCCATCCTATGCGCTTTATATTGCAGAAGTTGCAGAAAAAATGGGAATTGACCCTAAAAAAGACTTGAAAGTAAGAATAGGTCTTTTTGGTGGAGAAGCATGCTCTGAATCTGCAAGAGCAGAAATTGAATCAAAATGGGGCATACTTGCAACCCAAAACTACGGTATGAGTGAATTAATGGGTCCAGGAGTTTCTGGAGATTGTGAATACCAGTGCGGAATGCATATTTCTGAAGACCACTTCATTGCAGAAATAATCGATCCAAAAACCGGCGAAGTACTCCCTGAAGGAGAAATTGGAGAACTT
Encoded proteins:
- a CDS encoding ATP-binding cassette domain-containing protein, which gives rise to MHAIEVKNLVKKFDTNVAVNNVSFNVDKGEIFAFLGPNGAGKSTTINILTTLLKSTSGSAVISGFDASKDPKKVRKTIGIVFQDSTLDNQLTAYENLYIHGKIYGYKGEALKNRIEELLEFVELLDFKDKIVKNFSGGMVRRLEIARSLIHEPEVLFLDEPTIGLDPQTRSHIWEYIKKMQTKNNMTIFLTTHYMEEAELLADKVAIIDNGKIIAEGIVNELKKIVGNDCISVKFEEIPKNVPFENCELKENGKVIYYTENADLKIPKIFEFAHENGLKIQEISYKKPNLNDVFIKLTGREIRSEKDKNQKSILPLGKRRRF
- the cofF gene encoding coenzyme gamma-F420-2:alpha-L-glutamate ligase; its protein translation is MITIACAEGGSTIYSLKKAIEDLGEKCNILLLSSDNLLVDTDFNIETDLIHSRCGIGDYLDRLTLFSWQVLKNLESEGHYFINPLETIYNSSDKFKTTKILSKNGLKTPKTALIRDYGDAKHFLDITNIDYPVILKNSFSKCGMKVQKANSDDELQELSKNSIWESKLIQEYVDFKKGDTYKDMRILVIDGEVVGGYRRVSNNFITNLYVGGQIEPLNVSSELEEIALKCSECMNGYIMGIDILPKDGEYYVVEVNTAPGTKGFRSLGIDVDKRIAECLIKYKKS
- a CDS encoding site-2 protease family protein; translated protein: MELTSTAVLLFFLIFWTVLYIINHNKDKLGINLDLKTYMGIFGILRTQVGMNIIKKLGKYSIWQKLAYLSIPVCVVISIYTFYAFILSTVGLFDGTVEKEAAKPIIFLFGSTIPWIPGILAIIIGVTIHELSHGIVAASFGQKIKSSGLLLALGIPMGAFVELGDEFKDSKPKIRGAIAAAGPISNVLVFFLVLFAMPYFTGMNSKLTITDVLEDTPAYGIIFEGDVIYSINGKMVNSLNDFYDAVGDIQPEQSVELAVLRNNEVNSYYITTSEEGKMGIVSEPSKTVMYILQTFYWTSLLNMLLGFFNLLPAAPLDGYHIWMALPDAIRDFRKNNWFVSKIANLVGFVISERNLNSISIFVWLAILASMIYSFI
- a CDS encoding PadR family transcriptional regulator, coding for MKHGKKVKELIKILILKFLEKENLHGYLLISNIKEITGISVSPSMVYPILSNLKTAGLIEVEKTEDRGKKIYKLTNEGHSFLDRNQSKIEYCMKKSEALYYFHNFGGIELKKALHLAFEEFIDMDDEKRKKIGEIMQKCAKDIRYQIEYGDE
- a CDS encoding ABC transporter permease, whose amino-acid sequence is MIKVFESLLISFSFVLLSLILIFKEKLGIGKEIFIAEIMALIQLVVLGYVIGIVFNLGIYYASIMILFMVSVSAFMVKRNVTKEKNRKIVCAAFLSTITITIISLIILTVSKTVLFEVRYLIPLMGMVIGNSTNAMSIGLERFLNDLKSEKDVLWGYLALGATEKQAVNTFVKKAVRAALTPHLNSTKAVGLIFIPGAMVGMLLAGVDPLEAAKVQITIMWMIMASNIFSVTIACYLLYKEFIHQISS
- the cfbE gene encoding coenzyme F430 synthase is translated as MLIIDINHGALDLAVEYKKSGKVPVIWDIYGKVERDKNFKEENKNILSKFKIISKKETPNFLKYNEVIAPVHCPIDVKFKTFHEAVSEIISKKYPKTVEKMITVTGVKGKTTTTELLKHILSEKYSVFCHNSSDGSITPVNVLNILNKLNEEKKLQIYDFLIFEISLGIVSSNYSILTNILENYSIAGGRRQASIKIDSLKNSKIVFVNEDLKNRFEICHKNLNVVKNAKIISKYPLKFNYSKNDFEFNESVFGSHFIENSIFAIELCSYFMGFEEIKNSLKSFEIKNRMNVEKKNNYQIVKNINPGLDLKAIDYAIFDFLNLFETGTIIVGGDIGCTCEEINIKKLADLIKKYNKKGVKFLLSGSVGKNLKEIINLEFVDINNYAVEENTLVIYRSKLC
- a CDS encoding HD domain-containing protein, with translation MSKLKIIRDPIHKDIKLNEEEISIVDMPEIQRLRNIKQTGLTCLVYPSANHTRFEHSIGTMHVAGEIAKNLENIDKNLTKIVALLHDIGHPPFSHTLEVAGYDHEEFTKEKIKRMNFENYTSKEVLDVYSSKGLEGSLIHGDVDADRMDYLVRDSHHTGVAYGSIDIPRLIRSIVVIEDTNKLGIIEKGRTTVESLLTARYQMYPTVYMHPTSRISETMIKNATIDAIKDDIFKLRDLSLMDDIDLICTLRRSEGSSNEIMRKIDARDLFKSISVQRYNELSPKERWNLINLSENELGIIENEMSDFFGSRIFLDIPKPPKMAEHRITVIMGDKKQRLDEISPLAESLKDAYKKSWSVMVYSEPETAKKSSEIVKDKNKFLFDFISDEIIENNILNVLNEQGTVQGVTKLAGLVKKSPNDTEFHSELQKLIFCGLVDKKVEPVRGTYRYDYTAAKLDN